A window from Sus scrofa isolate TJ Tabasco breed Duroc chromosome 2, Sscrofa11.1, whole genome shotgun sequence encodes these proteins:
- the TRIM52 gene encoding tripartite motif-containing protein 52 isoform X2: MAKVVMAELADLKLEKKPWPRGTHSLRYHYLALSEPGPGLPQFLAVGYVDDQVFIRYDSRRGKAEPQAPWMAHMDAQYWEKETKKQRIWAKVQQVEMWTVMGYYNQSSGMHSTQRMFGCEIQEDGHSTGFWQFGFDGQDHLSLDLETLSWVSAEPVAVRTKRWWETERCYAEYDKAYVEGVCLTSLRKYLELGGQRFSRREPPTVRVTKHTAQDGGTTLRCWALGFYPQDISLSWWLGEKELTSKTEYVETRPSGDGTYQTWLATQVPAGEEIQYTCHVQHSSLNHTLTVTWESPSSSGLIAMIISPILVLLVVCVVILIKCLQGGEDPYNCQSPARTEPTQLI, translated from the exons ATGGCAAAGGTGGTGATGGCAGAACTGGCAGACCTGAAGTTGGAAAAGAAACCATGGCCTAGAG GGACGCACTCCCTCCGCTACCACTACCTGGCCCTATCAGAGCCAGGGCCAGGCCTCCCTCAGTTTCTGGCTGTAGGCTACGTGGACGACCAGGTCTTCATCCGGTATGATAGTCGTCGAGGCAAAGCGGAACCACAGGCCCCATGGATGGCTCACATGGATGCCCAGTACTGGGAGAAGGAGACTAAGAAGCAGAGGATCTGGGCGAAGGTGCAGCAGGTGGAGATGTGGACAGTGATGGGCTACTACAACCAGAGCAGTG GCATGCACAGCACTCAGCGCATGTTTGGCTGTGAGATCCAGGAGGACGGCCACTCCACTGGCTTCTGGCAGTTTGGCTTCGATGGCCAGGACCACCTGTCACTGGACCTGGAAACTCTGAGCTGGGTGTCAGCTGAGCCTGTGGCCGTACGGACCAAGCGCTGGTGGGAGACAGAGCGCTGCTATGCAGAGTATGACAAGGCCTACGTGGAAGGTGTCTGCCTTACCTCCCTACGCAAATACCTGGAGCTGGGAGGCCAGAGATTCAGCCGGAGAG AGCCACCCACAGTGCGGGTGACAAAGCACACGGCCCAGGATGGGGGCACCACACTGaggtgctgggccctgggcttcTATCCACAAGACATCTCGCTGAGCTGGTGGCTGGGCGAAAAGGAGCTGACTTCCAAGACTGAGTATGTGGAGACACGCCCCAGTGGCGATGGCACCTATCAGACATGGTTGGCCACGCAGGTGCCAGCTGGGGAAGAGATCCAGTACACCTGCCATGTGCAACACTCCAGCCTGAATCACACACTCACTGTGACCTGGG AATCACCCTCATCATCTGGACTTATTGCCATGATTATCTCCCCCATCCTGGTCTTGTTGGTGGTTTGTGTTGTGATCTTGATCAAGTGCCTTCAAG GTGGAGAGGACCCTTATAATTGCCAAAGCCCAGCGAGAACAGAGCCTACTCAACTTATCTGA
- the TRIM52 gene encoding tripartite motif-containing protein 52 isoform X4 has translation MAGCAATPSPMQTLQEEAVCAICLDYFKDPVSIGCGHNFCRGCVTQLWGKEDEQDRDEEEDEWEEDDEAVGAIGGWDNSIRQVLYQGNADEELFQDQEDDELWVGDAGVRNWDNMDYVWDQEEEERDYYLGGLRQDLRIDVYLEEEEEIVEEYDEDDEELYLDRHLPPPLAPPRQFTCPQCRKSFTRRSFRPNLQLANMVQIISQMCPTPNRGSRENDQGICSKHQEALKLFCEVDKEAICVVCRESRSHKQHSVVPLEEVAHEYKNLKDKTVGVYVGATVMASFRSESLSKVEENWHSRCSTAVTVQHRLPSICP, from the exons ATGGCTGGCTGTGCTGCTACTCCCAGTCCTATGCAGACACTTCAGGAGGAAGCGGTGTGTGCCATCTGCCTAGATTACTTCAAGGATCCTGTATCCATCGGCTGTGGACACAACTTTTGCCGAGGGTGTGTGACTCAGCTGTGGGGCAAGGAAGATGAGCAAGACAGGGATGAAGAGGAAGATGAATGGGAGGAGGACGACGAGGCGGTGGGGGCCATCGGTGGATGGGACAACTCCATTCGACAGGTTTTATACCAGGGAAATGCTGACGAGGAGTTGTTCCAGGACCAAGAGGATGATGAGCTCTGGGTCGGTGACGCTGGTGTGAGGAATTGGGACAACATGGATTATGTGTGGgaccaggaggaagaagagagggactACTACTTGGGAGGCTTGAGACAAGACCTGAGAATTGATGTCTAcctggaagaagaggaggagatagTGGAAGAATACGATGAAGACGACGAAGAGCTGTATCTTGACAGGCATCTGCCTCCTCCCCTAGCCCCTCCACGGCAGTTCACCTGTCCCCAATGCCGAAAAAGCTTTACACGTCGAAGCTTTCGTCCTAACTTGCAGCTGGCCAACATGGTCCAGATAATTAGCCAGATGTGTCCTACTCCTAATCGAGGGAGCAGAGAGAATGATCAGGGCATCTGTTCCAAACACCAAGAAGCCCTGAAACTCTTCTGTGAGGTGGACAAAGAGGCCATCTGTGTGGTGTGTCGGGAATCCAGGAGCCACAAACAGCACAGTGTGGTACCATTGGAGGAAGTGGCACATGAGTACAAG AACTTGAAGGACAAAACTGTAGGAGTATATGTTGGCGCAACTGTGATGGCAAGTTTTAGATCTGAGTCTTTGtcaaaagttgaagaaaattGGCATTCAAGATGTTCTACAGCAGTTACCGTCCAGCATCGACTTCCATCAATCTGCCCATAA
- the TRIM52 gene encoding tripartite motif-containing protein 52 isoform X5 — MAGCAATPSPMQTLQEEAVCAICLDYFKDPVSIGCGHNFCRGCVTQLWGKEDEQDRDEEEDEWEEDDEAVGAIGGWDNSIRQVLYQGNADEELFQDQEDDELWVGDAGVRNWDNMDYVWDQEEEERDYYLGGLRQDLRIDVYLEEEEEIVEEYDEDDEELYLDRHLPPPLAPPRQFTCPQCRKSFTRRSFRPNLQLANMVQIISQMCPTPNRGSRENDQGICSKHQEALKLFCEVDKEAICVVCRESRSHKQHSVVPLEEVAHEYKVRGTRECGDLKGVEKKQGELGTW; from the coding sequence ATGGCTGGCTGTGCTGCTACTCCCAGTCCTATGCAGACACTTCAGGAGGAAGCGGTGTGTGCCATCTGCCTAGATTACTTCAAGGATCCTGTATCCATCGGCTGTGGACACAACTTTTGCCGAGGGTGTGTGACTCAGCTGTGGGGCAAGGAAGATGAGCAAGACAGGGATGAAGAGGAAGATGAATGGGAGGAGGACGACGAGGCGGTGGGGGCCATCGGTGGATGGGACAACTCCATTCGACAGGTTTTATACCAGGGAAATGCTGACGAGGAGTTGTTCCAGGACCAAGAGGATGATGAGCTCTGGGTCGGTGACGCTGGTGTGAGGAATTGGGACAACATGGATTATGTGTGGgaccaggaggaagaagagagggactACTACTTGGGAGGCTTGAGACAAGACCTGAGAATTGATGTCTAcctggaagaagaggaggagatagTGGAAGAATACGATGAAGACGACGAAGAGCTGTATCTTGACAGGCATCTGCCTCCTCCCCTAGCCCCTCCACGGCAGTTCACCTGTCCCCAATGCCGAAAAAGCTTTACACGTCGAAGCTTTCGTCCTAACTTGCAGCTGGCCAACATGGTCCAGATAATTAGCCAGATGTGTCCTACTCCTAATCGAGGGAGCAGAGAGAATGATCAGGGCATCTGTTCCAAACACCAAGAAGCCCTGAAACTCTTCTGTGAGGTGGACAAAGAGGCCATCTGTGTGGTGTGTCGGGAATCCAGGAGCCACAAACAGCACAGTGTGGTACCATTGGAGGAAGTGGCACATGAGTACAAGGTGAGAGGCACGAGGGAATGTGGGGATTTGAAGGGAGTGGAGAAAAAACAAGGGGAGCTGGGTACTTGGTAG
- the TRIM52 gene encoding tripartite motif-containing protein 52 isoform X1: MAKVVMAELADLKLEKKPWPRGTHSLRYHYLALSEPGPGLPQFLAVGYVDDQVFIRYDSRRGKAEPQAPWMAHMDAQYWEKETKKQRIWAKVQQVEMWTVMGYYNQSSGMHSTQRMFGCEIQEDGHSTGFWQFGFDGQDHLSLDLETLSWVSAEPVAVRTKRWWETERCYAEYDKAYVEGVCLTSLRKYLELGGQRFSRREPPTVRVTKHTAQDGGTTLRCWALGFYPQDISLSWWLGEKELTSKTEYVETRPSGDGTYQTWLATQVPAGEEIQYTCHVQHSSLNHTLTVTWESPSSSGLIAMIISPILVLLVVCVVILIKCLQETRSKEAYEQAPGGEDPYNCQSPARTEPTQLI, from the exons ATGGCAAAGGTGGTGATGGCAGAACTGGCAGACCTGAAGTTGGAAAAGAAACCATGGCCTAGAG GGACGCACTCCCTCCGCTACCACTACCTGGCCCTATCAGAGCCAGGGCCAGGCCTCCCTCAGTTTCTGGCTGTAGGCTACGTGGACGACCAGGTCTTCATCCGGTATGATAGTCGTCGAGGCAAAGCGGAACCACAGGCCCCATGGATGGCTCACATGGATGCCCAGTACTGGGAGAAGGAGACTAAGAAGCAGAGGATCTGGGCGAAGGTGCAGCAGGTGGAGATGTGGACAGTGATGGGCTACTACAACCAGAGCAGTG GCATGCACAGCACTCAGCGCATGTTTGGCTGTGAGATCCAGGAGGACGGCCACTCCACTGGCTTCTGGCAGTTTGGCTTCGATGGCCAGGACCACCTGTCACTGGACCTGGAAACTCTGAGCTGGGTGTCAGCTGAGCCTGTGGCCGTACGGACCAAGCGCTGGTGGGAGACAGAGCGCTGCTATGCAGAGTATGACAAGGCCTACGTGGAAGGTGTCTGCCTTACCTCCCTACGCAAATACCTGGAGCTGGGAGGCCAGAGATTCAGCCGGAGAG AGCCACCCACAGTGCGGGTGACAAAGCACACGGCCCAGGATGGGGGCACCACACTGaggtgctgggccctgggcttcTATCCACAAGACATCTCGCTGAGCTGGTGGCTGGGCGAAAAGGAGCTGACTTCCAAGACTGAGTATGTGGAGACACGCCCCAGTGGCGATGGCACCTATCAGACATGGTTGGCCACGCAGGTGCCAGCTGGGGAAGAGATCCAGTACACCTGCCATGTGCAACACTCCAGCCTGAATCACACACTCACTGTGACCTGGG AATCACCCTCATCATCTGGACTTATTGCCATGATTATCTCCCCCATCCTGGTCTTGTTGGTGGTTTGTGTTGTGATCTTGATCAAGTGCCTTCAAG AAACCAGGAGTAAGGAAGCTTACGAGCAAGCCCCAG GTGGAGAGGACCCTTATAATTGCCAAAGCCCAGCGAGAACAGAGCCTACTCAACTTATCTGA
- the TRIM52 gene encoding tripartite motif-containing protein 52 isoform X3 gives MAGCAATPSPMQTLQEEAVCAICLDYFKDPVSIGCGHNFCRGCVTQLWGKEDEQDRDEEEDEWEEDDEAVGAIGGWDNSIRQVLYQGNADEELFQDQEDDELWVGDAGVRNWDNMDYVWDQEEEERDYYLGGLRQDLRIDVYLEEEEEIVEEYDEDDEELYLDRHLPPPLAPPRQFTCPQCRKSFTRRSFRPNLQLANMVQIISQMCPTPNRGSRENDQGICSKHQEALKLFCEVDKEAICVVCRESRSHKQHSVVPLEEVAHEYKKNLKDKTVGVYVGATVMASFRSESLSKVEENWHSRCSTAVTVQHRLPSICP, from the exons ATGGCTGGCTGTGCTGCTACTCCCAGTCCTATGCAGACACTTCAGGAGGAAGCGGTGTGTGCCATCTGCCTAGATTACTTCAAGGATCCTGTATCCATCGGCTGTGGACACAACTTTTGCCGAGGGTGTGTGACTCAGCTGTGGGGCAAGGAAGATGAGCAAGACAGGGATGAAGAGGAAGATGAATGGGAGGAGGACGACGAGGCGGTGGGGGCCATCGGTGGATGGGACAACTCCATTCGACAGGTTTTATACCAGGGAAATGCTGACGAGGAGTTGTTCCAGGACCAAGAGGATGATGAGCTCTGGGTCGGTGACGCTGGTGTGAGGAATTGGGACAACATGGATTATGTGTGGgaccaggaggaagaagagagggactACTACTTGGGAGGCTTGAGACAAGACCTGAGAATTGATGTCTAcctggaagaagaggaggagatagTGGAAGAATACGATGAAGACGACGAAGAGCTGTATCTTGACAGGCATCTGCCTCCTCCCCTAGCCCCTCCACGGCAGTTCACCTGTCCCCAATGCCGAAAAAGCTTTACACGTCGAAGCTTTCGTCCTAACTTGCAGCTGGCCAACATGGTCCAGATAATTAGCCAGATGTGTCCTACTCCTAATCGAGGGAGCAGAGAGAATGATCAGGGCATCTGTTCCAAACACCAAGAAGCCCTGAAACTCTTCTGTGAGGTGGACAAAGAGGCCATCTGTGTGGTGTGTCGGGAATCCAGGAGCCACAAACAGCACAGTGTGGTACCATTGGAGGAAGTGGCACATGAGTACAAG AAGAACTTGAAGGACAAAACTGTAGGAGTATATGTTGGCGCAACTGTGATGGCAAGTTTTAGATCTGAGTCTTTGtcaaaagttgaagaaaattGGCATTCAAGATGTTCTACAGCAGTTACCGTCCAGCATCGACTTCCATCAATCTGCCCATAA